In Ananas comosus cultivar F153 linkage group 7, ASM154086v1, whole genome shotgun sequence, the sequence CCACAATGAAACAGAAATACCAAATGAGTCCACCATACACTGATACACTAATGAACCCAATATCAAATACTAGTCAAATGCTTAATAGGAAGCTGTTAACATGCCAGGAACAATAGTCCATACATCTATTATATGCGCATGCCGACATTGCTCGCCCTTAGTCGGCCGTCCAGCTCTGTTCCACAATCTCGCGAACTTTGCGGTTGTACTCACGCTTGTTCTCACTGAAGAGCCGAGCTGCCTCGGAATTCGCAGGGGaattcgggtttgggtcacACAGCAGAGACtgcagattaaaaaaataagaggaaGAGAAGTTAGGGCTAGTGGCTGAAATATAAAATCTAGCTGAGTATTTTAAATGCAAGTCTGTGCTTCACTCATCAGTTCAGCAATAAAAAGTTGGAAAACCAGACAAAGCAAGCATTCTTTAGTATAGAGTTAACTGGGTGAGATTAACAGTCAGGttgttttatttctttcctCATTGTGAGAATCAGGAGCTCCGCAGTCTCCCACCAAGTCTCCCCACTGTGACTCAAACCCATAACCACACCTTTCCCTCCAAGCCTTATTGCTGGGGATCCCAGTGGTTTGCCGAGCTAAACACTTGATTATCAAGAATCAGCAGCCTCAAATTGCAGCTAATGACAAATTTCTTCCTACTTGACCAGTATTAGATTTTTCTACCTTCTTCCTACTTGACCAGAATAGATTTTTCTACCTTATGACGAAAGAACCTCTTACGCTTCTTAGTTGAACTCATGATCTTTGGCGTTTTAGTCAGGTAGACGATACATGATACTACAATGTCCATGTACAGCAATACAACAAACAAGCAACAAATATGTTAATGAAAAGATTAATAGTTCTGCAGTAATTTTGATTCTTTGAAAAATACTTTCTATATGTTTAACACTCCAAATATGCTCGTGTTTAGGATTTATAGAAAAACAGTACCACACTAAAGTATCTGCATAATATCAACTTTTCTTAAATAAGGCTGCTGTTTTCAAACAATCATAtagaaagtgcaaaatcaagggcaaatgcaaaatatataatacGTGTGTTAATTCTTTTCACATAAGAGAAGGTTAATAAGCCTACCTGAATAGAAGTCAGTATAGCAGCAACGTCATATATGGGGCTCCACTGGTTTTGTAAGATATCCAAGCAAATGCTTCCATCTGCATAAACTGAGTAATATAGACTGTGGTCAGCCTATGGGTGATCTGATAGCGCCTACAGTAATATAGACGTAGGACTACGAAGAGATGGCTTGATGGCATTAATATGCTCCCAGGTATGATTAACAACAAACACCAACTATATTATGTTAGAAGGTAGAACTTACTGTTTGGATGAAACATCCGCGAGACAAACCTGACTGTAGGTGGTTTATTAGGATAATCTTCTGTAAACTGCAGGGTCAGTTTAAACGTGCCTAGAGGAAGAACAAAAAAGTAGAAGACATCAAAGatcaaaaaattcaatataaacAAAACTTATGGTGTTAGATATTTCATCATGAATGCTGGTACGttcatatatctatatattataaaatgaaCAGTAAAGAAACTTATCATGGTTAGTGGAGTTGCATAACCAATGGAACACATAGGCGTTAATTAACTAACTACATCTCTTATTCCACGGCAGATGAATATTGGAGTATCGAATATGATGTGGGGAAGGCTTCCTATCTCAGATGGATTGGGATTCATGTTATTGGACGGAACCATGTTTGAATCTAATGACAccgaaaaataatttaaatggcTTTCTGCTATAAGTCTGTGTGACTtacgtgatttttttttttttcgcttgctTTTGACAGAATTGAAGATGGTATTTGATTCGAGCACTATCTCTTTTTTGAGCAGATAATTTGCATAAACAATATGTTACTCTAATACTGGGAAATGGGTTATCACATTGCACAAGAATTAAATCGCAAAATATCATACAATGGACAAACCACATAACTAAGGTCATGCTTGGCTCTGGGCCGCATTATAATGTATTATGGAGGATATCCAACAAACTATGAACAATTTCTTCGAAAGCTTCAAGTAGGTGAAAGCTagcagaaaaattttaaaaaaagagaacataCTCTTAGTTATGTAAAAGGATTCCTAAACAACCTGCTGCAATATGAAGAACACTTTGAGCAGAAAATAGTAGTACAGAGGAGAAAGTCGGTATCACTCCAGTTAACTGGAAGAAAAGCTTGGCGTGTGCCTTTCATCCCATATAACATGGGATACCACTTAATTCAACAATTAGCATGCCCAAAACGAATCTAGAACGTCTACTGGAGAACTCATAAAATGACGACCAAATCACACATGTTAACAACTGCTAAGTTAAAGTCCTCCAATATAACAGAAAAGACAGACTATAATAAGCAAGTACTCCAATCCTCAACAATTTTGTCTTCGCCATATTACCGTATCTCTACTTGtacaaagaaatagaaaaatctGTGTAAATAGCTCACTAAAACTAAAATTGATGATTGATAATATATGAGACATCAACTAGACGTCCATTCAATTCATGCCACAAATTGatgattgataaaatataaacagGACAAAAGTTGCAAAATAAAACACATCTGAGCTAGGTAACTTGAGGATTGGCTAAGTCGTGCCCTTACATAGGCTGCAGTTTTCATCTTTTGGCGCATAAATATGCTAAAAACCAAATGAAACGTCGCCTCTTGATCTACAGCATCAGACCTTCCCTAATATCATATAAGGAGGTTTCAAACATCCCTAATCCTCGTCTATAGCACCAATTCTACAGAATCTACTTCAATAATCAATAAAACCACCAAAAATAGAAACAAATCTCATATTCTTTGGAGGATCGGGGCTCAAAGCACCAAAAACTCACCACCATCCCACGGAGTATCATCAGGCCTGCAAAATCGGACGCAAAACCGCATCAAATTCGGTCAAATCGAAACGAGAAAAAGCACCGAACAACCGATTCCTCCAGAAGTCTCCGGATCGATCGGAGGGACTCGCGGTCACGTACCCGAAGATGACGGCGTTCCAGAGAGTGATGTTGTTGTCATGGGGGGCGCCACTGATCCCCGCGGGCGGATCCTGCTGCAGCCGCTTGAAGTCGCGCATCAGCCTCTTCCTCGCCGGAGTCGACATCGCCGGCGCTTCTCGATCGCCGGAGACTGGGAAGCGGTCCTCCTCGTCGATCTCGAAGAAGGctacgtcgtcgtcgtcgtcctcctcctcctcctcctcttcgtgACTCGTTACTCGCCCTAAGAAGCCGCGGCCGCTTCtactgcttctgcttcttcgtttcttcttcctcccaatgggagagagagagagagagagagagagagggggggggggggggggggggagaatGAGAATCTGGAGCTCCACGGGACGCAGTGGGTCGCAGAGGACCGCGTTTTATGTGGTGGCCAGTGGTAATTTCTctttgtaaataataataataataaaataataataataaacataaaataataaattacatCACGCAGCCAGCCGTGTCAGatccgaacacgagcgagccagattcagctcgtgttcaaaCACGAGCTAACTTATTTtaatatcgagtcgaaaaattttatttatgttgGGCTCATTTATTACTAAGCCAAACACGAGAACACGAACCAGcttatgaataaaaattaaaaaatatatatatatatatatatataataaatatataaaatcttatttgttatattttaatataatgattaaaattttatatataaatgaactattttatatttgagttgaattttatatttaggttggactaaaaattaaataataaaaatttatattatatacatatattattatttatttttatatataaatatttattatcgagccgaacatgagctggctgaTTCCAGCTCGTGCTCGactcatttattaaaaaagctgaaaatttcaaCTCGTActtggctcatttattaaacgaacgATTCGATCTTGAGCTCATTTTGAATCAAACAAGAACTGGCTCGCGAACAACAAACTGGATTGCTACCCCTAAACACGGCCATATTTTACAATTTCACTATAATTTACACCTATCTTTTAGCATATGGATAATATTGATCTACACTGTAGATATTAAAATCTAACCGTTAATTAATGAAAATTATCGTTAAATTTTACATAGAATAATTTGCTGGATagattatcaatttgaaattaGTAGCATATACCAAATTTATTACTGCcctatgaattttaaattttaaatttaattctattagATAATAGCAATCTGTtgagtaattgaatttaaatttgatttttgaattcaatatcgacgattttaaaatttcaattcaacttttaaattgaatctaaatgtTACTTTTGAtcttaaaatcaaatattaatttttttttatttcaaatggaATTTTGAATGTTgatgaaagttttattttgagtttgtattttatatttaagaaaagttgaatttgattcaaaattaaGTTTCGTATGttgttttcaaattaaattcacaGTTTGGatgtaatttgaatttcaattattGTTGTTGGTATGTGAAAAATCTCTAATACCTATATATGGGTCCTATGGAACAAAACATATATACCTAAATACTTTCCATGCCACAATAGTATGTTACCTACTTACTCCTAAAGTCATATTCTATTCTATCTCAAccattattttcaaaaaaagttaatttcGTACTGCTCATATAAGCATATCATAGCAAATATAattctacaaagtttaattttttatatttattactgtaaaagttcagtgatatttatatttacctctctggtttgttaccattaAAGTTTATACTGtcataaatatgtccctccaaaagtccgAACAGTTAGAATTATGCAGAAATATTCTTCCAAAATTCTCCAatggtcatcttcttctttttctatcatcataaataatataaaagggtaaaaaaatcaatttacctcattcactaatcaggattaagtattttacctatggttaattatatttttctaacgcaTCCTAACAGCGGGTGTATATATAAAAACGTCAGGACTTTTGcatgaataaatataaaaagttaaactttgaatatatttgctattttataTGTATGCAGGGAGCTGTATACAATTAaccctttcaaaaaaaaaaaaaaaaacaaacaaacagaaTTTACATGGTGTAtggctaaaaaataaaacactttTGAGCAGTACAAGTTTGGCACATTTATTGCAACCAAAAAGCAGTAAATACTATGCATTTATATGCAATTTATTTACTGCATCTCATCATATCTCTTTCAAATTAGGCATACCTGTAATACAGTATAAGTTAATAGACAACTTTAGTCCACATATCTTGCAACATTGACAAATTTAGCTGCTCACATTTGCCTTGTAGAttcatctcctttttttttttttgttgttgcttGAGTTCATTATGGTTTTTCTAAGGATGTgttatgaaaaaaattacatgATTGTATTTGTGTCATATAGGCTTAGAAAAACAGTAGTTTCACAGCA encodes:
- the LOC109713072 gene encoding ubiquitin-conjugating enzyme E2 2; the encoded protein is MSTPARKRLMRDFKRLQQDPPAGISGAPHDNNITLWNAVIFGPDDTPWDGGTFKLTLQFTEDYPNKPPTVRFVSRMFHPNIYADGSICLDILQNQWSPIYDVAAILTSIQSLLCDPNPNSPANSEAARLFSENKREYNRKVREIVEQSWTAD